The Coffea arabica cultivar ET-39 chromosome 6e, Coffea Arabica ET-39 HiFi, whole genome shotgun sequence genome contains the following window.
TGCCATTTGTTTGGTTGCTCTGTGCAAGTTTTAGAGAGGGAATGCCTAATAAGCTTGTTTCCAATCCGAGTTTGGAATTGCCCATTAGATCTCTTCATTAGCAGAATCCAGCAATAATACAGTGGAAGCACATGGTTTGGTGTAAACAAAGCACGCGGTTTGGTGTAAACAGTTTctgtcatttttttttgaaaatttctattTATCCTTTAAATAACAATTCACCAGTAACCGATTCTAACTCAACCACTAATATCATGCAATTAGTGAAATATATCCACCAACATAACCACTAATGCCACATAATTACCAAACTACAATTTACAATCTCATAAAAAAACTTCTACTCAACGACAAATCACAACCacataaaaaatttcttttccatCTCCTTCATACGCATCATAAgcgaactttttttttttctatctctTATCATAAGATTTTAATCATCTAGATGATTGTAGAGTTCCATCTCAATGTAAAACCACATTtagaagaaaattttctttttaaaagatTCATTAATCAATCTAATTGcttgatttaatttttcattttctttttatcatGTTTCGCTGTATTAACTTTTTTAGTTTTCTACTTCTAAATTTTGTTACCAAATAGGAGTTCTACATTCAATAGTTCAAacgaagattttttttttaattattgaatGCACACACATTAAGTGTGCGTCAATCACTAGTTTAGATAAACATGGTGTATGGATCTACTTGTTATCTTATTTCATcctaataatattttttctttcatttttcttttatgtgAAAAACGTCTTAAATTTTCTCGAGAATGTTTAGAATATGTAAATAATGCCACTAGGTTTCTATGTTCTAATTTTTCCGTAAATATATTTTGTTATTATGACATGTAACATGTATAAGAAAGAGTGTTGTGCCCTTATTgataaagaaaaaagacaaTCCCAAATGGAGGCACAAAAAAATActtgatcatttttccttttctaaatagattgtttttttcccatttgatcacattttttaaaattgttttTGATTTCCAATATTTTCATATTCGTAGTTGTTGCCGAAAAGGGCCgcgaaaattaaaaaaatcgcGGGAAAGGTGGGAGCTGGTATGATGTTGTCCCCACATTTGATTTGGACTAAAATGCTTTCTACCGTTAGATTAAAAAATTTACTCCTCTCGCCGGTCCCATCCTCCAACCTTCTCTTAAAATAAAACTGACACGTGTCCTTGGGGGCGGGGGTAAGTTATTCAGTCTTCCGAGACGAAACTGCCCCTGAATATACGGGTAACGGCTGCTAAGTCCACTATTCTGTTCAACACTtgttgcccttttttttttttttttccttccttttggaaaaaaagacaAGCTTATTTTTCTCACCGAGCGTGTTTGCATACAAAATTATCTCACATTTTTTATatcataaataaatattttaatttactttttatatttttaataatacCTTCTTTTTGTACATTAATTTTAATCGATGGTTGGACCTCAAGCAAAAGAGCAAAAATGTTGAGCTCTGGACAGGTGAGAGTAGAAACAGTAGATTCATTTGACTTTAGAAAGTCAAAGTAATTTTTTTGGGATTAATTTTTATACAGTATCattgctaaattttttttttaacacaagCAGGTTTAGATGAATGCGACATTATTACCATGCAAATTTTAGTGtaaaaaaaggaagagatacattttttttttttttaaaagtataagTGAAAAAACTCAAATCGAATACTGTCACTTGAACACTTACAGCTTTACGTGAATATTCAAATGAGTGGTTGGAAGCCCGTAGCTTTGAGCCCTGACTACTAATGTTCATTGGTTTACTGTACTCTTGAGTTCATTAGACTAAATAGTCCATGTACATTGAAGCCACAAAGGTTTCTAATACAATTGACATGGAATATAACATGAATTGAATTCATTTCTTGTTAAGTAAAAATAATTCTCACATGGGGTTTGGTTTAAATTTGAGTTTGCCATTAAACTAAGGTGTCGTGGATTTAATTCAAAATGTGAGAGTTCTATTAAACAGAGATGTAGTCGaaacaaatattaaattttttttttatgtaaataGGAGGTTTTGAATTTAGAACTTCTCATATGCACTTTCACCCTCGTTATCATCCGACCCGTTACTCCTCCAAGAAATCCATTATAGTTGAAACGAACATGTTTAGGTTTCGTTTACTTCATTTTCGAAATTCAGTGACGATATGATGAAAGGTTGGCTACAAATGATTTTTTGGGATTGAAGTACATTGCAGGTACGCGAGTGCATAAAATACAATCATATGGATATGAAACTAAGACATTTCTAAAATTCACTATCGTTCGGTGGAGTTGGAAGATTTACATTATTTTAAAccacaaagaaaagaaaacgtcGACTAATTGTTAATTATTCAGGCATTTCGGTTTCCTAAATTGCTCAATGACGCTTCTAATTTATTCTATTATCGTGATTCCCTTCTTCACTCTTGTGGATGATTTAAAGAATTCGAGGTTCTCTTATAGATTAGgggcaaaagtaaatgaatcAAGACCgtgaaagtgataaaatgaGAAGGTTATCAACAACTACATGTTAAAGCAGCACAAAGCTAAGAAAATCACCTGATCCTAGCCCAACAACAGGTAGATTCATACAAGACAACGCAGAAACATATATATGAGCGAATCACATAGTTTAGAGCGTTTCATATATACAACGTATTCTTTTACTTTCACATCCTAGTTCTTGTTTGTGCTTAACACAACTCAAAATTCTTGCACGACAAAATTTTAGAATCACTGAAATGATATCAACACAATCACCAAATTCTTTCGAATAAGGTTGTCTTTTGGACCAAATTGTCTCAAAACTGTATCACAGTAGCTATATATGAttgaaatcattcaaaattttagaaattcaAAAATAGGCAGAAAACTAGGGATAATTTTAGTTTCTAATATTTTCAACAATCCAGAGAATTAAGAGGAAGGTGTCTTTTCCCAGGACTTCAGCAAACGAAAGGAGTAAACCATTATTTCAGTTTCATGTTCCTAATGCATTTTGAGGTTGCAGTTACTTGTACTAATTATGATTCTGGAAGAATGCATACCCTTGTAATTAATTCATCAATTCTACCTTAGGTTATTTTAATCCGATCGTTTACAAGTTTACAACCATGATTTTATACAGACGTTCGAGTTTGACATTGTCTGTGAGCACAAAAAATGTGCGAATCATGCTGTTGATTTCATGACTTCAAACAATTATTTCATAGTCAACCATTATGTCTCTCAAGTTGACAACACTAGAACGTAGACACTACTATTTAACCTTGTAATCCTACACTTTGCAGATACAATGCTCTAGATTTAGGGTTGGTGGCTGTCTAGCCGAGGAAGAAATTTTCAGCTGGCAAGTAGGCTAGAAActattctatatatatatatatatatatatcttttgccttcaataaaaaaaataaaatatcatgAAGCAAATTAAGTTCAATTACTgatgcttttcttgtttttgtgtTTATTCTTCGAAACCTCAATAATATATATTGATCATCAACCAAGTCTCTCCCAACTAAAATATTAATGAGAGAGAAATGCCAAGGAAATTAAATAAAAGCAGAGTTGGGGATGGGAGAGTCTTAGAGGGTTGGAACACTCGAAGACTTGAAGCATATGGCAGCCTCCTGGCCGTTCTACGTGTAAGCCAGGAGGCTGCATGAGACTGTCAATAGTAAAAAGTGTGGCTGAAGGAGGGCATTCCTGTAAATTTAAACAACAAGAGATGAGCTGATCGGACAAGGAAGCCAAAAGAGGTTTTCCTTGGACAAACATTAGCAGTTTTTCTCCTAGTCTTCGGTGGTTTTGGTCCTTTTggggggagggagagagagagagagagagaaagagaaagagagaaagaagtgTTCAAGTTTGGAGGATATGCTTAAACTTAAGACCGCTTTATCTGAAAATTTGGTTGCAGAAAGTCGTCTGGTTCGCTTAAAATAGCTTTGTCTTTTGCTTCATTTGCATTCAATTCTCCCTTGCTCTCTTCTGTCCTGTTTCTCAGTTTCTATCCTCTCCTCAACCTCTTGCGCTTCATTAATCCTAACCGACCCCTTTTCTCTCCTCCCTGTCgatctcttttcttctcttttcacaTCTTTAGAGCCATCCCTCTAGCTCTATTTAAACCACCGTTGGATCACTGCTATGGTCATCAGTCATCAGAGAAAGCATCTGATCATACATAATAGTAGCCTTTTAGGAAATTTCAGGGATTTTCGCTAGACTTATGGGGTTTGCAAGAGCTCTTGTTGAAACTTCAACTGAGCAAGAAAGCAAACTTTTTGTTGGAGGAGCTTCTAACTCCATTAACTCTTCTCCTTTCATGGCTTCTTCCAACAAAACCAACAACCACACTACTCAAATAGTGCTTGACCAACAACAACATCAATCACCAGTGCCATCACAGATTCATCCAAGTCATCATCAGCACCTTCATCAAGACCATCATGCTCATCATCATCAGCATCAGCATCAGCATCATCAGCAGAATATTAATCAGATTTCTTTTGGCATGATGCAATCATCTTCATCAGCCATTCCTGGCAACTTCATGTAACCCTTTTCTTGCTCCTAAATTCGTCAGAAAAACTCCCTCAAAAAACCCGTTTCTTACTTTTGGCTTTTTCTCTCcgtgtttccttttcttttctttttttcttagaaaataaatccccccttttttttttaatttttgttgccTCTAATCATTTCTTGATCTTTTCTCTTTGTCTGGTCTCCTTCTGTCTGGGGTGTGAGCAGAAGCAAGGATACTGGAGCTTATGATTTGGGCGAATTAGATCAAGCCCTTTTTCTTTACCTGGATGGCCAAGAACCCTCGGCAATTCAAGAGCAAAGACGTGAGCTCCcatcttttgttttttaagtCTAAAATTTTTTCCTTAACCTTCAAAATGATCTAGCTCCTTTCATTTCTTTCTAATTTTATGCCTACTCCTTAAAGATTCTCTTGGGGAATACTCTTGGTCATGAGGAAAGTGTGTTCAGGGATCAAATCTGACTGTACTTTCTTTGACCAGATCCTCTGagctgaaaaattttccagttttcaaGAAACAATGCTGTTTTCTATTACGTGTCCTTTTGGTTTCAATTGATTTCTTGGGGTTGGACCACGACATGTAACAAACTCTTTGAACTACTACATGATTTTCCTGCAAATTTCTGCTCGTACCTCTAAAGGGtacaaatcaaaattaaaaaaaaaatattccttTCACTCTCTTTGCTTGCAAAGAGTTCAAAATGCATGACCAATTGCAGCTCTCTTGTCCTTTCTGACCCTTGTATCGGGATTTCATCCTTTCTTATCATATCTTTCCCTGAAATAATTTCCAAAAATTTATCCTCAATTTAATGCTTATGATGCGCGTGCAGAGAACTCCGGGATGAGGCCTCCAACTCTAAACATTTTCCCTTCTCAGCCCATGCATGTAGACCCCTCATCAGCAAAGGTATCATTCCGTTAAAAGATGTCTCTTTTACTTGTTCTCATCAACTTTGACATTGTATATCTTAATTAATTGGGTTCGCTTGTTAATTAGTTGTTGATACTAATTTTTTGGTAGGCAAGTACCGGATTAGTTTCCAATTCTCCATCTAGCAGCGGTTCCAAGAGATCATCTGAGCCGTCCATGGAGTTATCAAACCCCAGAAATGATGTTGCTTCTGCACCTGAACCAGCAAAAGCTGTAAAGGTGGGACTTAATTAACTAAGTACAGATCGAGCTAGTCAATATACTATCTGATATGCCGGCAAATGATTGATTTGTTAGTTTCTTGTAGACTCAGATTTTGGGGGGGTTTCACTTTCATTATTTTAatctttcttttcattattCTTGATTGTCATAATTCTTTTGATTATTGTCGTTGCAGCGTGAGGGAAACCGCAGAGGTCCAACTTCAAGTTCAGAGCAAGAAGGACCAAAGACACCAGATCCTAAGGTAACCGCTTTCTCTTTTTTGGTGAAATCTATCCCTACTTGTCCCCCGCTATTTAATATATTGTACCATAGCTGATAGAGTTctcaatttatattttatttctaCCACAGACACTGAGGAGGCTTGCTCAGAATAGGGAGGCAGCCAGGAAAAGCAGACTTAGGAAAAAGGTCAGTCCACTCCAAGATTAGTATGTTTATCCAAAATAAAGGTATACATTTACCACAAAActaatcagtttttttttttgcttgatcTATCACAGGCTTATGTTCAGCAGCTAGAGTCAAGCAGGATCAAACTTACTCAATTAGAACAGGAAATACAAAGAGCTAGATCTCAAGTAAGAAATACTACATTTCTCTCTAATAAATGTAGCTATTAGAAGAGTGcatcttttatctttctttcttgcacTCAATTCACTATATAAAATGCTATATTCAAGTGACCCCagcatttttttaatgttttcattttttttccaggGAATTTACTTTGGTGGAGCTTCTGCCCTTCTAGGTGGTGACCAATCCATGCCTGCTCCTATGGGCAACATAAGTTCAGGTATATTAGAGCCATATATTTTCATAATTTACTTTGGTAACAGATTTAGTTCAATACATTTTCTCAGTTGCAGATGCTACCGTCTTCGACATGGAGTATTCACGATGGCTGGAGGAGCATCACCGCCTAATGTGCGAACTTCGAAATGCAGTGCAGGAGCACTTACCTGAAAACGAGCTCAGGCTTTTCGTCGACAACTGTTTGGCTCACTATGACGAGGTGATGAATCTCAAAAGCATGATCGCCAAATCTGACGTTTTTCATCTTGTTTCCGGCATGTGGAAGACTCCTGCTGAGAGATGCTTCATGTGGATGGGAGGTTTTCGCCCATCGGAGCTCATCAAGGTAtctgtatatatgtatatatatatatatacacgaaAACCCTTTTCTCGGAACTAGGTTTTACGTAATAAAAAGTTAATAAAACGAAAAAAGACCATGCAAACCCTAGCTAGAAACCTTTTATACGGCTAAAAACAAAATGGGCTCGATTTATTTAACTTTTTATGCTTTCTAAAAACAAGTTTTGATTTATTCCGGCTTGTTTTATATTCTTGAAAAATTGTCTTCGACCCGACAAGGGTTTTAGAGGTGGTgaagaaaaggttaacattggtGAGGTCGGGGAGGAATATAGTACTAAATAGACACGATGAGACACTTCACAAGGAATGTAAAATGTTGTTTAAGGGCACGGAGCAAGTTGTCGGTGTGATCGTAAAGAGGATCACCATTATGTAATATCAAAGAATGACGAGAAGGTATCGTGATGCTTTCCTTTGTAAGTTCTTGTTAGGTATTATTCCCAACTCAGCTATAAAGCCCATGTCTGTTACTCACCATTATAATTCCAGTCTTTGTCTCTCTTTTGCATTAGAAACAAAGATGATGCATACTTGCACGGCTCTTTAGCTATATATTAACAAGGCTTTTCTTCCAGACATGTTATCTTTCtgagacaattaaacaacaaatttGTACAAAAAATATTTGGATTATTGTTAATGTATGATGAGGTAATGGTGGTGGATTAACtaatctttttgtttttttggcttGTTTTAATGTAGATAATAATGAGCCAAATTGAGCCATTAACAGAACAGCAACTCCTGGCAATATGTGGATTACAGCAGTCAACACAGGAAGCTGAAGAAGCCCTCTCTCAAGGACTTGAAGCTCTTAATCAGTCCCTCTCAGACACCATTGCTTCTGATGCCCTGAGCTGCCCTTCGAACATGGCTAACTACATGGGCCAAATGGCTCTAGCCATGAACAAACTCTCCACCCTTGAAGGTTTTGTTAGACAGGTATCCAACATTAAACATTaaactccccccccccccccacacccCCACCACAAATATAACTGTAACACAATTTTCTATTCAATCACAAACATGCATGCTTATGTATACATATACTAATTGGTTAATCACATCACGTAAAAAGTCATTCTTCCCTAGATTAAAATAGGTACACTGAATATAATGTAGTATATACTTTAGAAAAAATTAATGCATACAAGCTACTAATTACATAGCAAAAGAGGGTATACAGCATGCATTTTGAAGTGATGACGTTGAAAGTTTTTTTTGTGGGGTCGTAATCGTAGAGGACAAGAATCTGTCCATTGCTTGGGTTGGGAGACCTGCTCCAACTGATGACCAACTCTCCTCTTCCCTCCAGCTCATACATGGACTAACAGGAGTAAATATTATGGCAGGATTATGTACTTAAACCGTAGAATCCTTAAAGTAACTATACCTTAAGATGGTTTGGGTCAAGGAGGAATCTCGCACGTTGGATTTGATTAAGTTAAGGTCCACCCTGATGTTACATGCACGGATATGTCTTAGCTAAAGAGAGTAAGTCAGGGTCCCATCTCTCTGGGTCACATCTCACATGGGTGTTGGGGTTTTCTGATCGAACATCCTGCGGTCCACATTGTGTGGGTACACTCGAAAGTCTGTGACCGTGACCCTGTCCTTCTGTGAAGTAGTTGCTTCCTCCTGTTTGACGCATCAGGCCATCTCTCTATCGAGTCTAAacaacatttcttttttttttttttgcaaacaaTAATTTTTCTCTATTGAGTCTAGACATAGTTTGTCAAACACACGAACCCAATATTCTTTTCTAAGAGATTCACCAATTTTTGGAGTAGTATTTGGATGATAAATGAGTGGAAAAgtaattaaattgtttaattttaAAGATTGGAAACTATAAGCTAAGGAGGCACAATTTTTCAAGTTCGCAGGCCTTTATGCAACTACATGAATTTCTGTAGAAAAAGTGTGGCTGCGGAAATTTATGTGAATGGCGTAGGCTGATTGCTTAAAGATTAAGATCCCATTTGATAGAGATAAAAATTTTCCCAATATTCCTATGTGATGTCACATGGTCATCATCATTCCTAGCAATCATGTTTTAGAGAAAAGGACCTGCAGGAAACTTAAGAGTCATTGAATATATTAATCATCTGcttgatgaaattcttttactCGTCTGCTAGGCATTAAACTTGGTTTCTGTTTTGAGTCCGTTTCAGGAACTAGTCCAAATTTGCATTGTCATTCTCAAAGTTCACATTTATGGTGTATTTTGTCagatgaaatgtttcttggtcATGCACGTGCAACTAATGATATAGGGACTGCAAAACAGAAAATGAAACGTATTGGGAGACTCTTATAGATTAGAGAAATAGTACTAAATGTATGTCAACGAAGTCTAAAATTCTAAATCATTTTGAATATTACAACTGATGAAAAGTTTTCTTAGATTGATCCCCATGAAATTTTCTAGTTCTAGAAGGttagttttttcctttttctcattCACATCTCATATTGATTATCACATGGTTCTTACGAATAAACTCTATAGAACAGTATCCTTGCTATTCTTGGTTTCCCATATTATTACCCTTACAGAATTGTTCAGACCAGCTGCATGATCCCAGTCCCTGTCTAAACTGCTACAGTAAGCAAATggggagaaaaagagaggattggTTACACtttcaagtgatttttgaaTGTAGCACCAGATCAACTCTGCACTGGTCAAAACAATGGAAGTAAATAAATTCCACATGTCCCAATTTCAACCGGTGTGTTCTGGACCAATCAAGAAATTCAAAAGGCGGGGTGGCCGGAAAGATTATGAGGGTCTCTAAAGATTTTCTATACTCATGTCAAATGTTAAGACTTCTGCCCAGTTAAGATTACTCCATTACCAACCCAAGATGCAGATGGAAGATGCcttctcttttatatttttcatcCTCCAAAAGTCAACATACATGCATGAGTACATTTTGTAACTTGTTGTTGCTGTTACTTAATTTCTATATAGTTTTGTTTTGACAAAAgacagaaggaaaaaaaaaaagaaaaagaagtcgGCTCTAATATTCAAGGTGTCATTCATTTTCAGGCTGATAATCTGAGGCACCAAACAATTCATCGCCTGCATCAGATCCTGACAACCCGTCAAGCTGCAAGGTGTTTTCTGGCGATAGCCGAGTATTTCCATCGCCTCCGTGCTCTCAGCTCTCTTTGGTTGGCTCGTCCTAGGCAGGAATAAGAAgggaagggaaaaaagaaaaagaaaccctAGCTAGTCATCACCCATCTTAGGATGTTCAGCTTTTTATCTATttcatgaaaaatatttaaTGTTTCTAAATTTTGTCATTTTCGATAGAGATGTATAGAGTACTATAGATAGACAAAATTAAGGTGGCTAGCTAGTTTTTAAATTACAATAGTAGAAGCAAACTCTTTTTGTACCTAGCTTGGTGTTTTTCTCTTTCTGTGGTTTGCTTTTGTCTTTGTTTTCGTCCTTGGTCATGATAATTAAAACGTTAATCATGATTTAGCAGCCATCTCTGACGGAGAAGTGAGAACCAATAATGTTTGGCTTGAAGAAAATCATGCATGATTAGGGAACAACAGGTGGTTGAGATGTGTTGTTTTACTGCCATATGTTGGAGTGCTTGAGGGCAACTTCTTTGGTCAAGATTGACAAAGGGGAGAATAGATCAATGAGGATTAAACTCAAGTACTTGGACTATGGACGTAGAAAAAAGATCACATACCACCAATTGCACTTACCCTTGCCTCGACTTTGTCTTACCATTGGATTTGGTAGGTTATTACTTGTTCACATGGAACTTAAAAGTCCATTATGATCCATTGAAAACTTATGGATAAAATTCTTTACAATAATAGTTTCTGGTAATTAATTTGTCGAAGGTTGCGGTAATAATCCAATGATACTTTGATCATTCAGTTTAATTAGGGGCAGTGGCgcatcaaaattttttcaatttggaAGACTATTAAACTATGAAAGAATAGTTAAGGAAGCTGGTTAGTTGAAACGAGGTATCTCAGTCATGGATTAGTTAAAACGTTATGAGGAGGGACGTACTATTGCTTGCAAAATATAGAGAGAATATGGAAACTTCACACATAGGGTTGGTAGTTGGTAGACTAAATTCaaggtctctctctctctctctctctcacacacacacacagagagaAACATCCACTCTTGTTCACCTCGTATTTTATGATGGCATTTCATACATCTAAGTTTGTGGGGTGTGTCTGCATACACAAGATGAAGAAGCAACAATATGGACTTACATTTGTGGAAATTCATCGGGCAAAATAGCTAGCTAGCCTTTTTATTCTTGGGAAGCATGCTCTTTACACAAGAATTTTAATAGGCAAAACAATTATATgcagcaagaaaaataaaaacttaagaAACTAAATTATTTGAGTATGTATTTGATAGACGAGATTTTGTACAAATCCTTAGAAAAGACGCATGCCCAAAACGAATCACAACAATCTTGAGcaggtcaatttttggttttccaTCGGCATTTTGTATTTGGGGGAATCATCATCAGCATTGATTAATACAATAAACACGTTAGGTATCAAAATCCATTGAGCTTAATTATAATAGGCTTTGCAGTCAGGCCTAAAAGGAAAAGTAGGCTTGAATCTTGTTCTTGATTTTACCATTTCCAACCAGAGTGGTTTTTGGCATACAAACATTGGCAAGAAAATTTTGCTTGTTTAGTCAATTTCATCAAGGGTAACATGCGAGATTGAATTAAACAAAGACATATGGCTGCTTCTTGATGAAAGTGTTGGAATTGAAACAAAACCCTACAACATTTTGGTTAAGTAAAGAGTGTATTTATTCATGTGGAATTGTATGCGATTCTCCAGTTAAATTTCCTTTTACCTTTTTCCTAGGCTGGCGAAAGCTTTGTATTGTCTAGGTTGCCTTTTCTTCGATGTCAATTCAGTATGGTATATGTACCAGAACTTCAAAACCACTTTACTATATTTGAGTAGTATGAAAGCAAAATAAACACATTTTGACGAAAGAATCATGAGCTTTACACGTTCCCAAAACTTCTAGAGATAAAGTTCTTTCACACTTCATAATCTTTATAATTTTTTCAGGGAAAGCAATTAAAACTGTTTCGCTGGAAAGTGGCAATTTCGACTCATCATCTTGCCTCTAATTCAAAGACTACCAAGAAATGGCACTATTCTTAGTTAAAGGTTGGAATTTGACTTCCTTTAAATTTCCTTTCGCCAAAAGTCTATTAATTAGA
Protein-coding sequences here:
- the LOC113695409 gene encoding bZIP transcription factor TGA10-like isoform X1; translation: MGFARALVETSTEQESKLFVGGASNSINSSPFMASSNKTNNHTTQIVLDQQQHQSPVPSQIHPSHHQHLHQDHHAHHHQHQHQHHQQNINQISFGMMQSSSSAIPGNFISKDTGAYDLGELDQALFLYLDGQEPSAIQEQRQNSGMRPPTLNIFPSQPMHVDPSSAKASTGLVSNSPSSSGSKRSSEPSMELSNPRNDVASAPEPAKAVKREGNRRGPTSSSEQEGPKTPDPKTLRRLAQNREAARKSRLRKKAYVQQLESSRIKLTQLEQEIQRARSQGIYFGGASALLGGDQSMPAPMGNISSVADATVFDMEYSRWLEEHHRLMCELRNAVQEHLPENELRLFVDNCLAHYDEVMNLKSMIAKSDVFHLVSGMWKTPAERCFMWMGGFRPSELIKIIMSQIEPLTEQQLLAICGLQQSTQEAEEALSQGLEALNQSLSDTIASDALSCPSNMANYMGQMALAMNKLSTLEGFVRQADNLRHQTIHRLHQILTTRQAARCFLAIAEYFHRLRALSSLWLARPRQE
- the LOC113695409 gene encoding bZIP transcription factor TGA10-like isoform X3 translates to MGFARALVETSTEQESKLFVGGASNSINSSPFMASSNKTNNHTTQIVLDQQQHQSPVPSQIHPSHHQHLHQDHHAHHHQHQHQHHQQNINQISFGMMQSSSSAIPGNFISKDTGAYDLGELDQALFLYLDGQEPSAIQEQRQNSGMRPPTLNIFPSQPMHVDPSSAKASTGLVSNSPSSSGSKRSSEPSMELSNPRNDVASAPEPAKAVKREGNRRGPTSSSEQEGPKTPDPKTLRRLAQNREAARKSRLRKKAYVQQLESSRIKLTQLEQEIQRARSQGIYFGGASALLGGDQSMPAPMGNISSDATVFDMEYSRWLEEHHRLMCELRNAVQEHLPENELRLFVDNCLAHYDEVMNLKSMIAKSDVFHLVSGMWKTPAERCFMWMGGFRPSELIKIIMSQIEPLTEQQLLAICGLQQSTQEAEEALSQGLEALNQSLSDTIASDALSCPSNMANYMGQMALAMNKLSTLEGFVRQADNLRHQTIHRLHQILTTRQAARCFLAIAEYFHRLRALSSLWLARPRQE
- the LOC113695409 gene encoding bZIP transcription factor TGA10-like isoform X2, with the translated sequence MGFARALVETSTEQESKLFVGGASNSINSSPFMASSNKTNNHTTQIVLDQQQHQSPVPSQIHPSHHQHLHQDHHAHHHQHQHQHHQQNINQISFGMMQSSSSAIPGNFISKDTGAYDLGELDQALFLYLDGQEPSAIQEQRQNSGMRPPTLNIFPSQPMHVDPSSAKASTGLVSNSPSSSGSKRSSEPSMELSNPRNDVASAPEPAKAVKREGNRRGPTSSSEQEGPKTPDPKTLRRLAQNREAARKSRLRKKAYVQQLESSRIKLTQLEQEIQRARSQGIYFGGASALLGGDQSMPAPMGNISSVADATVFDMEYSRWLEEHHRLMCELRNAVQEHLPENELRLFVDNCLAHYDEVMNLKSMIAKSDVFHLVSGMWKTPAERCFMWMGGFRPSELIKIIMSQIEPLTEQQLLAICGLQQSTQEAEEALSQGLEALNQSLSDTIASDALSCPSNMANYMGQMALAMNKLSTLEGFVRQNCSDQLHDPSPCLNCYSKQMGRKREDWLHFQVIFECSTRSTLHWSKQWK
- the LOC113695409 gene encoding bZIP transcription factor TGA10-like isoform X4; this translates as MGFARALVETSTEQESKLFVGGASNSINSSPFMASSNKTNNHTTQIVLDQQQHQSPVPSQIHPSHHQHLHQDHHAHHHQHQHQHHQQNINQISFGMMQSSSSAIPGNFISKDTGAYDLGELDQALFLYLDGQEPSAIQEQRQNSGMRPPTLNIFPSQPMHVDPSSAKASTGLVSNSPSSSGSKRSSEPSMELSNPRNDVASAPEPAKAVKREGNRRGPTSSSEQEGPKTPDPKTLRRLAQNREAARKSRLRKKAYVQQLESSRIKLTQLEQEIQRARSQGIYFGGASALLGGDQSMPAPMGNISSVADATVFDMEYSRWLEEHHRLMCELRNAVQEHLPENELRLFVDNCLAHYDEVMNLKSMIAKSDVFHLVSGMWKTPAERCFMWMGGFRPSELIKIIMSQIEPLTEQQLLAICGLQQSTQEAEEALSQGLEALNQSLSDTIASDALSCPSNMANYMGQMALAMNKLSTLEGFVRQ